In Rhodamnia argentea isolate NSW1041297 chromosome 1, ASM2092103v1, whole genome shotgun sequence, the genomic window GGAAAAATAGGCACCTTTTGGAAGTCGCCCGTTCTCTTATGTTAGCCACCCATGTTCGTAAACACTTTTGGGGAGAAGCAGTGTTAACAGCCACATATCTCATCAATCGTATGCCTTCCCGTGTCCTAGATTTCCAAACACCATTTCAGAGGCTACTTCATACATACCCACATATTCGTTTTGCCTCACATATCCCACTCAAAGTATTCGGCTGCACATCATTTGTTCATATAAATCAGCAACATCGCAGCAAGCTTGATCCTAAGTCCCTCAAATGTGTGTTTCTAGGATACACACCAAATCAAAGTGGATATAAGTGTTATGGCCCACAAACAAAGCGCTTTTATACCACCATGGATGTTACCTTCTTTGAGCACCAGCCCTTTCACTCCAAAAATACCATTCAGGGGGAGAGTTGTGAGGAATATTATTTTTGGGACACTGCTCATTCACTCGGGTCACAACAAAATTCTGCTTGTCTTCCGTGTCTACCCATTCCAACATGCGACAGCCGTCCAACATCCGAAAGTCTTTCATGTCTACCCATTCAAGATGCTAcacaagacaaaaataaagaagtAATTGTCTACTCTAGGCGGAAAACTCAAAAGGAGTTGGAGGACCGTACTACATCAAGGCCGGCTCAAGAGACAGATCCGAGTTCAAGACCCACATTCGATGAAGGTAATGCTCCTATAAACTCAGAAAATTCTGCTGTACTTGATGATCTTGATCAGCCTATTGCTCTTAGGAAGGAGAAGAGACAGTGCACTCTACATCCCCTTAACAATTTTGTGTCGTACGAAAAGTTGTCTCCGAAATACAAGGCATTTGTTTCAACGTTGAGCGACATTCAAATTCCCAAGAATATCCAAGAGGCACTTGCTCAATCCAAGTGGAAAAGAGCAGTTCTTGAGGAGATTCATGCACTCGAGAAGAATAAGACTTGGGAATATACTGAATTGCCGGTTGGGAAGAAAGCGGTGGGATGTAAGTGGGTCTTTATAGTTAAGTACAACGCCGATGGTAGTGTTAATCGTTTCAAGGCAAGATTGGTTGCTAAGGGATTCACACAATCATATGGTATAGACTACGAAGAAACCTTCGCTCCGGTGGCCAAACTAAACTCCATTCGAGTGTTGCTCTGCCTTGCAGCTAACTTGGACCGGCCCCTACAGCAATTAGACATAAAGAATGCCTTCTTAAATGGggaattggaggaagaagtcTTTATGGAAGTCCCACCAGGAATTGACACTAAAGAGAGCTTCAACAAGGTGTGCAAACTCAAGAAATCCCTATACGGCTTAAAGCAATCACCTCATGCTTGGTTCGAGAGGTTAACAAGGGTCATTCTGAAGCTGAATTTCACTCAATGTCAAACAGATCATACAATGTTTGTCAAGAAGTCAGCTGAAGGTAGAAGAGCAATAATGATCatatacgttgatgatataaTCCTAACTGGTGACAATCTGGAGGAGATTGGTAAACCGAAGGATATCTTGGCACAAGAATTCGAGGTTAAAGACCTCGGTCAACTCAAATACTTCCTAGGTATGGAGGTAGCTCGGTCACGGAAAGGGATTGCAATTTCCCAACGCAAGTATACTCTTGATCTCTTGAAGGAAACTGGTATGCTTGGGTGCAAACCAGCTGACAACCCCATGGATTCTACAAATAAAATTGAGATGGAAGAAGAAGGACCATTGACAGACAAAGGGAGGTATCAAAGATTAGTTGGCAAACTGATCTATCTCTCACATACTCGGCCGGACATTGGTTTCGCAGTAAGTATGGTTAGTAGATACATGAACCAACCAACAGAGAAGCACTTGCAGGCAGTTTTTCGAATCTTACGATGATTCGAAGAGAAGTCCTGGAAGAGGGCTTTACTTTAAGAAAACAGAGGAGAGAAATGTGGAGATTTTCACTAATGCAGATTGGGCTGGATCTCTTACGGACCGAAGATCAACAATCGGGTATTGTACCTTCGTGTGGGGCAACATGGTTACTTGGAGAAGCAAGAAGTAGCCCATTGTCGCTAGGAGCAGCGCTGAAGCAGAGTTTAGAGCAATGTGCCAAGGAATATGTGAAGGCATGTGGCTGAGAAGAGTCTTAAATGAACTAGGATTCACTAATACCAATCCTATGTCACTATTATGTGACAACAAAGCTGCTATTGAGATTGCCAAGAACCCGGTTCATCATGATAGAACAAAACATGTGGAGATCGATCGACATTTCATCAAAGAAAAACTCGATGAAGGAATATTGAAGCTCTTGTATGTTCCAACCAATCATCAAACAGCGGATATACTGACCAATGCTTTATCTAGAAATAGTTTCGAGACTCTAAGGTGCAAGCTGGGTAGGGGGAGTGTTGAAAATCAGAACCAGATTTTCTAGTTAGCAGCAGAAGTTCGGTTATTTTGTTTCCAGATTTTTCAGGATCTTGTTTGTTAGCTTTTAGGGATTTGTTTCCTAAGTTTTAGGGTGCTGTTATTTTCTGTTTCAACCAGCAGATACTAGCCAGATTTATGGCTAGTATATCTGGTTTGTTGTTTCATTAGTTAGCACAATAATTAGCTGGACGAGCAGCTATAAAAGGCTAGAGGCCTCATGTAATTAAGTAGTTCTGGAGAATAAAAAACTCAGtataattttctctaaatttcTTCAGTAACAAAGCCGTACCGACCAGTTTTTGGTCTTCGACTGACTTGTACTCTGGGGCCATCTATGATTGTGCTAAGTTAGAATTTGGAGTCTATGTGCATTCTCCAACTGTAGTCAACTGTTTCCCTTTACATTCTAAACGTAAACGGTGCTGTTGTTCAACAGCTACATATAAAAATCAATTGATTTGCTCTTCCTTAAGCAAACGTCACTTTCATTGGCCAGAGGACATATATGTTTCTTGCTTCTCACGGTGACGATAATATGCTGTAGTGCAACTGGATCTTTTTTCCGGCGGTAACAGAACGGCTcaaccttttctcttttccatgtcATACATATGTATCGTCCTCTCTGTACTTGCTTTATGGTATCAGCATGAAATGGAGTTCCTTATGAAAATGGACAGAAATGGGGGATCATCTTTGTCAAACAACAATTTTCCAGATAAGAATTATGCAGCGTTATCATTAATTCAGGAACCTTTTGTCTTCTAAAATTTCAGAATTCAGTCTAGGAGCTGAAATTGTAAGAGCAAAATCGCCTATTTGGTAGTAGTAGGTACTGCACCAATTAAACACTCAAAATGGTGAAATCAGGGCTGGTGGAACCTTAAGATAGCATCGGTTGACAACAACGGAATATGCTGAAGAGGCTGAGAAACAACAGCCAATGTGCTTCAACTAGAAGAAGAGGAATGGTTGCACCAAAAAGATTGGATTAGTTAGAATTGGCTGATTGGATTGAAACCacagttttcttctctttctgtttGAAGTTCTGACAGTTACAGATACCTTTCCAGTTGTATGGTCACATATGGAATCTCGATACCTTGGAAAACTGGTCAAAGTAGCGAATTTTAAGGTTTTCCACTTACCTAAGACTTGCCAACAACCATGATAACCAACCGTAACGAACAATCACTATCAAGCGTCAGCATCCATGCAAACAATTCATTTCATGGATATACCCTTCTGATTCTGATCATTATCCAGCAATAATGCAAAATGAAGTTGTATCTTTTTTAGGATAAACAATTACGCCGAATGGGTAGTTTAAGTCTCCAACTCGCTTGTACTGTCGGGCCTTCCGCGGTTCTATTGAATCAAAATAACAGAAGATTTTCGTTCCATGGATGACGAATCGATAGTCATGTTTTTTCGACTTTATAACCGTGCTCTGCAGCATCTTAAGCAGCAACTCATGAAGGAGAAACCTCGCTAGCATCTTGAGTTTCAGCCTATCTTGGTACCTAACATAATACAAGGAGAAATGTCAAATCAATTAGGTAATTCACCAGTGACTTGCTAATATATGTTCGAGGAAGCCAGAATCGTAgctgtcattttccttttttttcttcttttacttattACTTCAGCACTTGTTCATCGATTAAGAACTAGGGATAGTGCAtttttgagtcctaaaattttcaaaaggaaaattattttctaaaaaacttATCAAATCGGTACGATCAAGTCTTTATGTTaacatggtccaatttggttaaCATAAAATGCTCACATACTTTTTTGTTGCCGACACTCACCAAGCGCCACATcagcaaaaaaatttggaaatttaataaggaaaaataaaaaatttttaaaaagagtaagaggataaaaggaaaaaagaatataacAATAGAAGGAAAGGCTTAATTCTTTATGAGATAAAGTAAAAAAGACTACCGGCTGTCAATCAGCCGGCAACCACCTTGCCCTTGTTGGAGTATGGGTGAGGGTCGTTGAGGGCCCGTGCGCCTCATTGCTCACAGTGGGGCTGCGTCTCACGGCGTCACCACCGCGAGACACGGAGAATCAGTTCCATCCCtacaaagaaatttctaaaagcaaaaagtgaaaagagtaGTTGCCTGAGAATTGAAATGAAGAGGCTTGCGTTCGTTTGATGTTGTTGCCCATGAGAGTGACCCCATATTTATGCTTCCTCGAATCTTCCCAATTTCAGACAAAAATCTAAAACAGAGTGCTGGATCGAGTCGCTCCAACCATGAAACAAGTTCATCACAATAAGCTCAAAGTAGCAGATGGTGCAGACAGCAACAGTCTTATTACACTTGATATCAATACATGACGTTACACAAGGAAACTTCCACTTGAACTAGGAACTTTATCAGAATCAAGTACACAGAGATGAGAACATCATCGGCTGCTTCTCATGTTAATTGTAGTACCATAACTTCTTCTGAAGCGTCTCGACCAGCTTCTCTTCAATCTGGAACCCCTTGGCTAGTACCTCAGGGGAAATAGGAGGTTTTGCATTGAACAGTGCATTAGCAATCGTGATGACTCCTGGGTTTTGGCTGCTTAGAGCGGCGATCGCGACTGCGTTGGTCTTTCCAACATTGAGCTGGAAGTGAATCATCCCAATGGGGAAAATGAAAACATCTCCGGGGTAAAGAACTTTTGCAAAGAGGGTGTTGTTCAACTGGTTGGATGTGACGAAGCCCACATACAGGGTACCCTCCAAGACAAGTAATATTTCAGTGCCGCGAGGGTGAGTGTGGGGAGGATTCAAACCTTCTATTCCAAAGTCGACACGAGCCATGGAAATGCCGAGTGTGTTGAGTCCTGGTATCTGGTCCACGGTCACCGGGGTGACCGTG contains:
- the LOC115753598 gene encoding germin-like protein subfamily 1 member 16 gives rise to the protein MSRSVRLSAGFALLALALSFVSAYDPSPLQDICVAVKEPENALFVNGKFCKNPHLATAKDFLFSGLQVPRSTANPLGSTVTPVTVDQIPGLNTLGISMARVDFGIEGLNPPHTHPRGTEILLVLEGTLYVGFVTSNQLNNTLFAKVLYPGDVFIFPIGMIHFQLNVGKTNAVAIAALSSQNPGVITIANALFNAKPPISPEVLAKGFQIEEKLVETLQKKLWYYN